In Salvelinus sp. IW2-2015 linkage group LG23, ASM291031v2, whole genome shotgun sequence, a genomic segment contains:
- the rab38c gene encoding ras-related protein Rab-38, giving the protein MQQEHLFKVLVIGDLGVGKTSIIKRYVHQIFSQHYRATIGVDFALKVLHWDSDTVIRLQLWDIAGQERYGNMTRVYYREAVGALVVFDVTRASTFDAVLKWKDDLDTKVTLNHGKPVPAVLLANKSDQVCSQQPRLDTFCRENGFVGWFETSAKENTNIEAAARCLVEHILANEESTVLDSDPDVQVLPGFNNSVKERVRCGSCNKF; this is encoded by the exons ATGCAGCAGGAGCATTTGTTCAAAGTTCTCGTTATAGGCGACCTTGGGGTCGGGAAAACGTCAATCATCAAGCGTTATGTCCATCAGATATTTTCTCAACATTATCGCGCAACTATTGGCGTCGATTTTGCGCTCAAAGTTCTGCACTGGGACAGTGACACCGTTATACGACTACAGCTTTGGGATATTGCCG GACAAGAACGCTATGGAAATATGACTCGTGTGTATTATCGGGAGGCAGTGGGAGCTCTGGTGGTGTTTGACGTGACCCGCGCCTCCACATTTGATGCCGTGCTCAAGTGGAAGGACGATCTGGACACTAAGGTCACCCTAAATCATGGCAAACCTGTCCCAGCTGTGCTGCTGGCCAACAAGTCCGATCAAGTCTGCTCCCAGCAGCCCAGACTGGACACGTTCTGTCGGGAAAATGGATTTGTGGGATGGTTTGAGACCTCAGCCAAG GAGAACACTAACATTGAAGCGGCAGCGAGATGTCTGGTTGAACATATCCTGGCCAACGAAGAGAGTACAGTCTTGGATTCAGACCCAGATGTGCAGGTTCTGCCTGGGTTCAACAACAGCGTTAAAGAAAGAGTTCGCTGTGGATCATGTAACAAATTCTGA
- the LOC111950669 gene encoding ras-related protein Rab-39B, protein MEAIWLYQFRLIVIGDSTVGKSCLIRRFTEGRFAQVSDPTVGVDFFSRLVEIEPGKRIKLQIWDTAGQERFRSITRAYYRNSVGGLLLFDITNRRSFQNVHEWLEEARSHVQPHSIVFLLVGHKCDLESQRQVSQQEAEKLAGAYGMRYVETSARDAINVEKAFTELTQDIFELVKSGDINIQEGWEGVKSGFVPNVVHSSEEVTKSDRRCLC, encoded by the exons ATGGAAGCGATATGGCTGTACCAGTTTCGACTCATCGTCATTGGGGACTCGACAGTAGGAAAGTCGTGCCTGATCCGGCGATTCACCGAGGGACGCTTTGCGCAGGTGTCTGACCCCACAGTCGGTGTAGACTTCTTCTCAAGGCTAGTGGAGATAGAGCCAGGGAAACGCATTAAACTTCAAATCTGGGACACCGCTGGACAAGAGCGATTCAG GTCTATTACCAGGGCTTACTACCGTAACTCTGTTGGGGGGCTACTGCTGTTTGACATCACCAACCGTCGCTCCTTCCAGAATGTGCATGAGTGGCTGGAGGAGGCCCGCAGTCATGTCCAGCCTCACAGTATCGTCTTCCTGTTGGTGGGTCACAAGTGTGACCTGGAGTCCCAGAGGCAGGTGAGCCAGCAGGAGGCTGAGAAGCTGGCAGGTGCCTATGGCATGCGCTACGTGGAGACATCGGCTCGCGACGCCATCAACGTGGAAAAGGCCTTCACTGAGCTAACGCAGGACATATTTGAGCTTGTCAAGAGCGGTGACATCAACATCCAGGAGGGCTGGGAAGGGGTGAAGAGTGGCTTTGTGCCCAATGTGGTGCACTCCTCAGAAGAGGTCACCAAGAGTGACCGCCGGTGCCTCTGCTGA